A window of the Fusarium poae strain DAOMC 252244 chromosome 3, whole genome shotgun sequence genome harbors these coding sequences:
- a CDS encoding hypothetical protein (BUSCO:51319at5125) — translation MSTPRAKRQFAGASADPSQRQITSFFSARTPAESMAAEAEKPLQPVLPSTVQANLLSVGMRVRKSVPEGYKTVGTSAFKLWTDNAPPVNTTKTTARVPIKGASRELLPFCGINRVGGLDTQPDFEREDDVPDIDAIPELTMSQESNESVGSYDGSRKRIFDEEEDELVESRAMDVQSNSRIMAIPVSRKGAGLRGFVSDNRNSGSDFEEADFLVDPEMDMTN, via the coding sequence ATGTCAACTCCCCGTGCCAAGCGCCAATTTGCTGGTGCTTCAGCCGATCCCTCTCAGCGCCAAATCACCTCTTTCTTCAGTGCTAGAACTCCAGCTGAGTCTATGGCTGCCGAAGCTGAGAAGCCTCTCCAGCCTGTTCTCCCCTCGACGGTCCAGGCAAACCTCCTCAGCGTCGGTATGCGAGTTCGCAAGTCCGTTCCCGAAGGATACAAGACAGTCGGAACTAGTGCTTTCAAGCTCTGGACAGACAATGCTCCTCCAGTAAACACGACCAAAACTACCGCACGAGTCCCTATTAAGGGCGCCTCTCGAGAACTTCTCCCTTTCTGCGGAATCAACAGAGTTGGCGGCCTGGATACGCAGCCCGATTTTGAACGAGAGGATGATGTTCCGGATATCGATGCAATTCCCGAGCTTACCATGTCGCAAGAGAGTAACGAAAGTGTTGGGTCGTACGATGGATCTCGCAAGCGAATTtttgatgaagaggaagatgagctGGTTGAAAGCCGCGCCATGGACGTCCAGAGCAACTCCCGAATTATGGCTATTCCCGTGTCTCGAAAGGGTGCCGGTTTGAGGGGGTTCGTCTCGGACAACCGAAACTCTGGTTCGGATTTCGAAGAGGCTGATTTTCTTGTCGATCCCGAAATGGATATGACTAACTAA
- a CDS encoding hypothetical protein (TransMembrane:1 (o12-29i)~BUSCO:52981at5125): MARMLLTSSQVQVIASCFVVALFISGYIIQQRTVSQLRSAIKPRAEIRPSPKVYLPEKFQVRTKELEDGRVIDIDTEADIEVRRQRLLVEIKESKPIVDIEGDATLQRNIEIIKQLQAKVVDKMSTPEGHVEAPVANHKPVSKAKRRKMIKQELQKSAQAEDGLYYQRRMW, from the exons ATGGCTCGGATGCTTCTCACTTCAAGCCAGGTGCAAGTCATCGCATCCTGCTTCGTGG TTGCACTCTTCATCAGCGGGTACATTATACAGCAAAGAACTGTCAGCCAGCTCCGCTCGGCAATCAAACCACGCGCTGAAATACGTCCATCGCCAAAGGTCTATCTCCCAGAGAAGTTCCAGGTACGCACCAAGGAGCTTGAGGATGGCCGTGTCATCGACATAGATACAGAAGCCGACATTGAAGTCCGGCGACAACGTCTGTTAGTGGAAATCAAGGAATCAAAGCCCATTGTGGACATCGAGGGAGATGCTACGTTGCAGAGAAACATTGAGATTATAAAGCAGCTGCAGGCCAAGGTGGTGGACAAGATGTCGACGCCTGAAGGTCATGTTGAAGCGCCGGTCGCGAACCACAAACCTGTCAGCAAggcgaagagaagaaaaatgATTAAGCAAGAGCTTCAAAAGTCAGCGCAGGCTGAAGATGGGCTTTACTACCAACGCAGGATGTGGTAA
- the CRP6 gene encoding 40S ribosomal protein S27 (BUSCO:58793at5125): MVLAVDLLNPSPAAEAKKHKLKTLVPAPRSFFMDVKCPGCFTITTVFSHAQTVVICQGCTTVLCQPTGGKARLTEGCSFRRK; the protein is encoded by the exons ATG GTTCTCGCCGTTGATCTTCTGAACCCTTCCCCGGCcgccgaggccaagaagcacAAGCTCAAG ACCCTTGTGCCCGCCCCTCGATCCTTCTTCATGGACGTCAAGTGCCCCGGTTgcttcaccatcaccaccgtcTTCTCTCACGCCCAGACCGTTGTCATCTGCCAGGGATGCACCACTGTCCTCTGCCAGCCTACCGGTGGTAAGGCTCGCTTGACTGAGGGCTGCTCTTTCCGAAGGAAGTAA
- a CDS encoding hypothetical protein (BUSCO:50030at5125): MSRDKDTVHADARRFLDERGSNVSVAPNGLNPATIMEKAVRDRIVDSIYYKMQCFACNEADIVDRVVEDVKFIGGTYGTTQVPSPFLCLAFKLLELSPSDAVLLEYLKFGGEAFKYLRALACFYFRLTRQAKDVYEMLEPFLEDRRKLRRRGREGVKLSYVDEFVDDLLTKERVCGTSLWKMPKREVLEDLEILEPRVSPLGDLEDLLEEEEDEAEKENRTREESGETSEGDVMEVDRDERRRSPSRSRSRSRSRSP, encoded by the coding sequence ATGAGTAGAGATAAGGATACAGTTCATGCCGATGCACGGCGCTTCCTTGATGAGCGTGGCTCTAACGTTTCGGTCGCGCCAAACGGCCTCAACCCCGCGACTATCATGGAAAAGGCCGTCAGGGATCGCATCGTCGACTCGATATACTACAAAATGCAATGCTTTGCGTGCAACGAAGCCGATATTGTCGATCGCGTTGTCGAGGACGTGAAGTTTATTGGAGGTACATATGGCACCACACAAGTACCCAGTCCGTTTTTGTGCCTCGCcttcaagcttcttgagctttCGCCTAGCGACGCGGTACTGCTGGAATATCTCAAATTCGGCGGTGAAGCCTTCAAATATCTGCGTGCACTCGCGTGTTTCTACTTCCGACTCACACGACAAGCGAAGGACGTTTACGAGATGCTGGAACCGTTCCTCGAGGATAGGCGCAAATTGAGACGGAGAGGAAGGGAAGGCGTAAAGTTGTCATACGTGGACGAATTCGTAGACGACCTCTTGACAAAGGAGCGTGTATGCGGTACGAGTCTGTGGAAAATGCCAAAGAGAGAGGTTCTGGAGGACCTGGAGATTCTGGAACCAAGGGTCAGCCCTCTTGGCGACCTTGAGGATCTtctcgaggaggaggaggatgaagcagagaaagagaataGAACGAGGGAAGAATCCGGTGAAACCTCAGAAGGAGATGTAATGGAGGTTGACCGCGACGAGAGAAGGAGAAGTCCGAGTCGAAGCCGTAGCCGCAGTCGAAGTCGTTCACCTTGA
- the COX16 gene encoding Cytochrome oxidase assembly (BUSCO:56908at5125) gives MPAFQSKKFRSAADMNSIGMRYRNLMNKHPFLMFGLPFLTVIVAGSFVLTPATAVRYERYDRKVRQMTKDEELNVRRSARKVDMKEEYYRLAGKDLDDWEQKRVKRLPGENDGLL, from the exons ATGCCGGCGTTTCAAAGCAAAAAGTTCCGGTCCGCGGCCGACATGAACAGCATTGGCATGCGGTATCGCAACCTCATGAACAAGCACCCCTTCCTCATGTTCGGCCTACCCTTCCTCACCGTCATCGTTGCCGGCTCCTTCGTTCTCACGCCAGCCACTGCCGTCCGCTATGAACGCTACGACCGCAAGGTTCGTCAGATGACCAAGGACGAGGAGCTCAACGTGCGTCGATCTGCAAGGAAGGTGGACATGAAGGAGGAATACTAC AGACTTGCTGGCAAGGACTTGGATGACTGGGAACAGAAGCGTGTGAAGCGACTTCCTGGTGAGAATGATGGCTTGCTATAG
- a CDS encoding hypothetical protein (BUSCO:37849at5125): MATKREFEDVDEGDASKPKPKRSKRHGGKARQHQNSGIDPTWGQKYVFADNEHATTIPAGEESDFEDDADAMAYLNSVRQQAAGIPHLLVAPKVQIGPQLPAKLGGGYKDDGEGPVDRSIYDDGIGDSRGWYQDGAYMAMPDEANDEGNYEEGEYPEDDDDSYDEEVAIHEAYFASVMDQYLHLRTILHTAPPQNARSRLAKAQLKTEAPADNQTSVIATWSRILRDTDPHPLQIAHMSKDTTLRILRIMLGGKFLRRGYTLPERTSRWVWALLARLPDRGELNYAEIGWIRDLGRRAVLLGRSLSEMAALREELAEGGLGAHEAVDRSSSDEDVMADPEDMEVEGAVSAEEDEDDSTPPETGHEVEQTPKVTEPTASSLSKPDAEEGEIDEEEDVAMDTASDSDVEEGEVAAPESDENLEAAKERLLAQINSGGAQEDDEDTAKEAAKQRLRANLRATINMILTVAGEFYGQRDLLEFREPFVGM; this comes from the exons ATGGCGACTAAAAGAGAATTCGAGGATGTCGACGAAGGCGATGCTTCAAAGCCTAAACCAAAGCGATCTAAGAGGCACGGCGGCAAAGCGCGACAGCATCAAAACTCTGGCATTGATCCGACCTGGGGCCAGAAATATGTCTTTGCAGACAACGAGCATGCGACAACGATTCCCGCGGGCGAAGAGTCTGATTTCGAGGACGATGCAGATGCCATGGCGTATCTAAATTCAGTTCG ACAACAAGCTGCCGGAATCCCCCATTTACTCGTCGCACCTAAAGTCCAGATCGGGCCCCAGTTACCTGCCAAACTTGGCGGTGGTTATAaagatgatggagagggACCCGTCGACAGGAGCATATACGACGACGGCATTGGCGATTCTCGAGGCTGGTACCAGGATGGCGCGTACATGGCGATGCCTGATGAAGCGAACGACGAGGGAAACTACGAAGAAGGAGAATAcccagaagatgatgatgacagctACGATGAAGAGGTAGCTATACATGAAGCCTACTTTGCCTCCGTCATGGACCAGTATCTCCACCTACGAACTATCCTCCATACCGCCCCTCCCCAGAACGCCCGTTCTCGTCTCGCAAAGGCACAACTCAAGACCGAAGCCCCTGCAGACAATCAAACCTCTGTGATAGCCACCTGGTCCCGAATTTTACGCGACACTGATCCGCACCCACTTCAGATTGCTCATATGTCCAAAGATACGACGCTGCGAATACTGCGCATTATGCTTGGCGGCAAGTTTCTTCGCCGTGGGTACACACTTCCAGAACGTACGAGTCGCTGGGTCTGGGCATTACTTGCGAGACTGCCAGATAGGGGCGAACTAAACTATGCTGAGATTGGTTGGATTCGTGACCTGGGACGAAGAGCAGTCCTCTTGGGCAGAAGCTTATCAGAAATGGCGGCATTAAGAGAAGAGTTGGCAGAAGGTGGGCTTGGCGCGCATGAAGCTGTTGATAGGAGCAGCAGTGACGAAGACGTTATGGCCGATCCAGAAGACATGGAGGTCGAAGGTGCCGTCAGCGCAGAGGAGGACGAAGACGATTCCACGCCACCTGAAACCGGACATGAAGTCGAACAAACACCAAAAGTCACAGAGCCCACGGCGAGTTCACTGTCAAAGCCTGATGCGGAGGAAGGTGAGAtagacgaagaggaagacgtGGCTATGGATACCGCATCAGACTCGGATGTCGAAGAAGGTGAGGTTGCTGCTCCCGAGTCTGACGAGAACCTCGAAGCAGCGAAAGAACGATTGCTCGCCCAAATTAATAGTGGAGGGGCTCAAgaggacgacgaagacaCAGCGAAGGAGGCCGCGAAACAGCGATTACGGGCGAATCTACGCGCTACCATCAACATGATCCTGACGGTAGCTGGTGAGTTTTACGGACAGAGAGACTTGCTCGAGTTCCGCGAGCCCTTCGTGGGCATGTAA
- a CDS encoding hypothetical protein (BUSCO:44078at5125), whose amino-acid sequence MSNPMEQRINVPIDDPNADTEWNDILRKHGVIPEKPPSPTPMIEEAILEGRRLAHENRLEGKDLDELDELEDEEDEAFLEQYRQKRMAELNSLQKKALHGSVYPLSKPEYQREVTDASKNGPVFVNLTSAMGTNVESRVLTELWRQAAREYGEIKFCEIRASQAIENYPDRNCPTILVYNKGDIVKQIVTLATIGGVRTGMQQIDNLLVEVGAVPDSDMRVVKRRQAAEDAAEDRLAGKTIKTGIAGRSRNVDSDDDDWD is encoded by the exons ATGTCTAACCCCATGGAACAGCGCATCAATGTTCCAATTGATGACCCAAACGCAGACACAGAATG GAATGATATTCTTCGAAAACATGGAGTTATCCCTGAGAAGCCGCCGAGCCCAACTCCAATGATTGAGGAGGCAATTCTTGAAGGACGAAGACTAGCACATGAGAATCGATTGGAAGGCAAGGACCTCGATGAGTTGGACGAGctagaagacgaagaagacgaggctTTCCTGGAACAATACCGTCAAAAGCGGATGGCTGAGTTGAACAGTCTACAAAAGAAAGCTCTACATGGAAGCGTGTACCCTCTTTCAAAGCCCGAATACCAGCGCGAAGTCACAGACGCATCAAAAAACGGGCCAGTATTTGTCAACCTTACGTCTGCAATGGGAACGAATGTCGAGTCTCGAGTCTTGACTGAACTATGGAGGCAAGCGGCCAGGGAGTACGGCGAAATCAAGTTTTGCGAAATCCGAGCCAGCCAGGCCATCGAGAACTACCCCGACCGAAACTGCCCAACGATTCTGGTTTACAACAAGGGAGATATTGTCAAGCAGATCGTAACATTGGCTACTATCGGGGGCGTGCGAACAGGGATGCAACAAATCGACAATCTCCTGGTTGAGGTTGGTGCTGTCCCTGACTCCGACATGCGCGTTGTCAAGAGGAGGCAAGCCGCTGAGGATGCTGCCGAAGACCGTTTGGCAGGCAAGACTATCAAGACCGGAATTGCTGGAAGATCACGAAACGTCGacagtgatgatgacgactggGATTAG
- a CDS encoding hypothetical protein (BUSCO:28218at5125) — MLSADLVRRSAPRTSRYCARTFSVVFSARPATQWRSYSSYNHFVGRTKLAAADPNADFLPFMCKDVKPFTLAVKDNIATSEFPTQCASHILSAHPSPFEATVVRQLRKRGATVVGKTNMDEFGMGSHSINSVHGAVKNPLAKDDNVSAGGSSGGSAVAVRLGDADVALGTDTGGSIRLPAAYTGTVGYKPSYGMVSRFGVVPYANSLDTVGFMAKDVKPIHDLVFKAKIYEEHDPQDPTSLPSASRKRCTETIPSALPDLSKLSIGIPLEYNIDELDPSIRAAWISAASSLEAQGATLVPISLPSTKEALCAYYVLAPAEASSNLAKYDGVRYGKRGEGSDAIGETLYSDTRGDGFGEEVRRRILLGTYSLSSEAIDNYFIQAQKVRRMVQQDFDRVFRLDNPLYEPAQFDLSDMAEATGMEDKTGPVQVDFILCPTAPTFPPKLEEIEEQSSVDVYMNDVFTVPASLAGLPAVSIPANVKGNQFPAGLQIIGQYWDDQRVLQLAEKLKPMVV; from the exons ATGTTGAGTGCAGATCTTGTACGGCGATCGGCCCCGAGAACTTCTCGATACTGTGCCAGGACTTTCTCAGTTGTTTTTAGTGCACGACCGGCTACACAATGGCGCTCATATAGCAGTTACAACCACTTTGTTGGTCGTA CCAAACTCGCTGCCGCAGACCCAAATGCCGATTTTCTTCCTTTCATGTGTAAAGATGTGAAGCCTTTTACGCTTGCTGTCAAGGACAATATTGCAACCTCTGAGTTCCCGACACAATGCGCCTCGCATATTCTCTCGGCTCATCCTTCACCTTTCGAAGCTACTGTCGTCCGCCAATTACGCAAACGAGGTGCGACAGTCGTTGGGAAGACTAATATGGATGAGTTTGGTATGGGATCTCACTCTATAAACTCAGTTCACGGAGCAGTTAAGAATCCCTTAGCTAAGGATGATAATGTATCTGCTGGTGGAAGCTCCGGTGGAAGTGCTGTTGCAGTACGCTTAGGAGACGCTGATGTCGCATTGGGGACAGACACTGGTGGTTCAATTCGATTACCGGCTGCCTATACTGGGACAGTTGGTTATAAACCTAGTTACGGCATGGTGTCTCGATTCGGTGTCGTCCCGTATGCAAACTCCTTGGATACAGTTGGCTTCATGGCCAAGGATGTCAAGCCGATACATGACCTTGTGTTCAAGGCAAAAATTTATGAGGAGCATGATCCCCAGGATCCAACGTCACTGCCTTCTGCATCCCGGAAACGATGCACCGAAACGAtaccgtccgctctccctgACCTATCGAAGCTGAGTATCGGTATTCCTCTCGAGTACAATATCGATGAGCTTGATCCTTCCATTCGGGCCGCCTGGATATCTGCTGCTTCTAGCCTTGAGGCACAGGGCGCAACCCTAGTGCCCATCTCACTGCCATCTACCAAAGAAGCACTTTGCGCTTATTACGTTCTTGCCCCTGCAGAAGCTTCGTCAAACCTTGCAAAGTACGATGGTGTTCGCTACGGAAAACGTGGCGAAGGTAGCGATGCAATCGGTGAGACTCTTTACTCAGATACGCGTGGCGATGGCTTCGGTGAAGAGGTCAGGCGACGAATTCTACTGGGTACCTACAGTCTCAGTTCCGAAGCCATAGACAACTACTTTATTCAGGCTCAAAAGGTTCGTCGGATGGTGCAACAGGACTTCGATCGTGTCTTTCGACTTGATAACCCTCTTTACGAGCCGGCGCAATTTGACCTCAGTGATATGGCTGAGGCCACCGGTATGGAAGACAAGACTGGTCCAGTCCAGGTTGACTTCATCCTTTGCCCTACGGCGCCGACATTTCCTCCAAAATTAGAAGAGATTGAGGAGCAAAGTAGTGTGGATGTGTACATGAATGATGTGTTCACAGTGCCAGCAAGTTTGGCAGGATTACCAGCTGTAAGTATTCCAGCTAACGTGAAAGGAAATCAGTTCCCAGCAGGTCTGCAGATTATCGGGCAGTACTGGGATGACCAGAGAGTACTTCAACTGGCGGAAAAGCTGAAGCCCATGGTTGTATAA